A single region of the Denticeps clupeoides chromosome 18, fDenClu1.1, whole genome shotgun sequence genome encodes:
- the slu7 gene encoding pre-mRNA-splicing factor SLU7, producing MPQEGGENELNQSGIVGLEEPKKMTREDWRKKKELEEQRKLGNAPAEVDEEGKDINPHIPQYISSVPWYIDPSKRPTLKHQRPQSEKEEEFSSIGEWYKRGVPETSVSTKFRKGACENCGAMTHKKKDCFERPRKVGARFTGTGIAPDEQEQITLKLDYDGKRDRWNGYDPDDHMRIVEEYAKVDLAKRTLKAQRLQEELASGKLEQVSSHRHLEDDEQDREPNSEDEDEDKYADDIDMPGQNFDSKRRITVRNLRIREDIAKYLRNLDPNSAYYDPKTRAMRENPYSNTGKIPEEVGYAGDNFARYTGDTITMAQTQLFAWEAYEKGSEVHLQADPTKLELLHQSFKVKKENFKDMQKASILEKYGGQEHLDAPPRELLLAQTEDYVEYSRHGAVLKGQEKAVARSKYEEDVFNNNHSSIWGSYWKEGLWGYKCCHSLVKLSYCTGDAGKKIGGSSSCVVFDEDHEEEEEPKTLLQMHQDKMKEKKKKKDKKQKKKESDSSDDEHEKLKKALTAEDQRLKHVAEIMQIDERKRPYNSLKEVREPTEEEMEAFRMKRSRPDDPMASFLGQ from the exons ATGCCTCAGGAAGGAGGTGAAAATGAACTGAACCAAAGCGGCATAGTGGGACTGGAGGAGCCCAAGAAAATGACTCGAGAAgactggagaaagaaaaaagaactgGAAGAGCAGCGGAAATTGGGAAATGCTCCAGCAGAGGTGGATGAAGAGGGAAA GGACATTAACCCTCACATTCCACAGTACATTTCATCTGTGCCTTGGTACATTGACCCATCAAAAAGACCTACTTTGAAGCATCAGAGGCCACAGAGTGAAAAGGAGGAAGAGTTTTCATCCATTGGAGAATGGTACAAGAGAGGTGTTCCAGAG ACATCTGTCAGCACTAAATTCCGTAAAGGAGCATGCGAAAATTGTGGCGCCATGACACACAAGAAGAAGGATTGCTTTGAG AGACCAAGGAAGGTGGGGGCAAGATTCACTGGAACAGGCATTGCTCCAGATGAGCAGGAGCAAATCACACTGAAATTGGATTATGATGGTAAAAGAGATCGTTGGAATGGGTATGACCCAGATGATCACATGCGTATAGTGGAAGAATACGCCAAAGTTGATCTG GCAAAGAGAACCTTGAAGGCACAGAGACTTCAGGAGGAGCTGGCTTCAGGAAAACTTGAACAAGTT AGTTCACATAGGCACTTGGAAGATGATGAACAA GATCGGGAACCTAACAGTGAAGATGAGGACGAGGATAAGTATGCAGATGATATTGATATGCCTGGGCAGAATTTTGACTCCAAAAGACGCATCACTGTGAGGAATCTTCGAATCAGAGAGGACATTGCAAAA TACCTAAGAAATCTGGATCCAAACTCTGCGTACTATGACCCAAAAACAAGAGCCATGAGGGAGAACCCGTATTCCAACACTGGAAAGATTCCAGAGGA GGTGGGATATGCTGGCGACAATTTTGCACGCTACACTGGAGACACAATCACCATGGCCCAGACACAGT TGTTTGCCTGGGAGGCCTATGAAAAGGGCTCAGAGGTGCACCTTCAAGCAGATCCCACCAAACTGGAGCTGCTCCATCAGTCCTTTAAAGTCAAGAAGGAGAATTTCAAGGACATGCAAAAAGCCAGCATTTTAGAAAAG TATGGTGGGCAGGAGCACCTGGATGCTCCACCTCGGGAGCTGCTTCTGGCACAGACCGAGGATTATGTAGAGTACTCCCGACATGGAGCAGTGCTGAAGGGACAGGAAAAAGCTGTGGCTCGCTCCAAATACGAAGAGGATGTCTTCAATAATAACCATTCT AGCATCTGGGGCTCCTATTGGAAAGAAGGACTTTGGGGTTACAAGTGCTGCCACTCATTGGTCAAACTCAGCTACTGCACTGGAGATGCTGGAAAGAAAATCGGG GGCAGTTCCTCTTGTGTTGTATTTGATGAAGAtcatgaagaagaagaggaaccAAAGACACTCCTACAG ATGCACCAagacaaaatgaaagagaagaaaaagaaaaaagacaagaaacaaaagaagaaggaatctgacagcagtgatgatgaGCATGAGAAGCTGAAAAAG GCTTTGACTGCAGAGGACCAAAGGCTGAAGCATGTAGCCGAAATAATGCAAATAGATGAGCGCAAGCGCCCCTACAACAGTCTGAAGGAAGTGAGGGAACCCACTGAAGAGGAGATGGAAGCATTCCGTATGAAGAGAAGCCGACCTGATGACCCCATGGCATCCTTCTTGGGCCAGTGA